Proteins from one bacterium genomic window:
- a CDS encoding bifunctional hydroxymethylpyrimidine kinase/phosphomethylpyrimidine kinase: MDILVVGSVALDSVETPFGKVEDAVGGSATFFSAAASYFAPVNLVAVVGNDYPMHAIEYLKSRRVDFKGLQVEQGETFRWAGRYNYDLNQRDTIYTHLNVFQNFKPHIPDAYKSSQYVFLGNIAPELQFDVLDQVQSPKLVALDTMNFWIEGSQKALRKVLERIDIFILNDSEARQLANQPNLIKAAKEIFKMGPKAIVIKKGEYGAALITPDAQFNVPAYPLEDVYDPTGAGDTFAGGFMGYIAKTDDASFENLKRAVVYGSAMASFCVQDFSINALKELSEDKIFDRVLAFKQLSHFEEK, from the coding sequence GTGGATATATTGGTTGTCGGTTCGGTCGCTTTAGATTCAGTAGAAACACCTTTTGGTAAAGTCGAAGACGCCGTCGGAGGTTCTGCTACTTTTTTCAGTGCAGCGGCCAGTTATTTTGCTCCGGTCAATCTTGTGGCGGTCGTCGGTAACGACTACCCTATGCATGCTATCGAATATCTTAAATCACGCCGTGTTGATTTTAAAGGATTACAAGTTGAACAAGGCGAGACATTTCGCTGGGCAGGTCGTTATAATTATGATCTGAATCAACGCGACACAATCTACACCCACCTCAATGTATTTCAAAACTTCAAACCACATATTCCCGATGCTTATAAATCATCACAATATGTGTTTTTAGGCAATATCGCTCCTGAATTACAGTTTGATGTGTTGGATCAAGTCCAATCGCCTAAATTAGTCGCTTTAGATACAATGAATTTTTGGATTGAAGGCAGTCAAAAAGCATTACGCAAAGTTCTTGAACGCATTGACATCTTTATTCTCAACGACTCCGAAGCAAGACAACTGGCCAATCAACCCAATTTGATAAAAGCCGCCAAAGAAATTTTTAAAATGGGTCCTAAAGCGATTGTGATTAAAAAAGGTGAATACGGCGCAGCACTCATAACACCTGATGCACAATTTAATGTGCCGGCTTATCCTTTGGAAGACGTGTATGATCCGACCGGTGCCGGAGACACCTTTGCCGGTGGTTTCATGGGTTATATCGCTAAAACAGATGATGCATCATTTGAAAATCTCAAGCGTGCCGTAGTCTATGGCAGCGCGATGGCCTCATTTTGCGTACAAGACTTTAGTATCAATGCCTTAAAGGAGCTTTCCGAAGATAAAATTTTTGATCGCGTTCTTGCATTCAAACAACTCAGCCATTTTGAAGAAAAATAG
- a CDS encoding PTS sugar transporter subunit IIA encodes MKLSEILNAKLIRIPLLQSNKQDIILEMLDVLVASGKISNREKVLQSVLEREQMMSTGIGNSVAIPHGKSSGVEELQVALGITAQDINFDALDGKPVRIIFMLVGPEKASSLHIKMLSRISRLLNQAPFRKKLTDAQSADEIMQIISDEEKLLEG; translated from the coding sequence ATGAAACTGAGCGAAATTCTTAACGCCAAACTCATTCGTATCCCGCTACTCCAATCTAACAAGCAGGATATTATTTTAGAAATGCTGGATGTTTTGGTTGCGTCCGGAAAAATAAGCAATCGGGAAAAGGTATTACAATCCGTTCTTGAACGCGAACAAATGATGAGCACCGGCATAGGTAACAGCGTTGCTATCCCGCACGGGAAATCCTCCGGCGTGGAAGAACTGCAAGTAGCTTTGGGAATCACGGCTCAGGATATCAATTTTGACGCATTAGACGGCAAACCTGTACGTATCATATTTATGCTCGTCGGACCCGAAAAGGCTTCCAGTCTGCATATCAAAATGTTATCCCGCATTTCGCGGTTGCTCAATCAAGCACCATTTCGGAAAAAACTGACCGATGCCCAATCGGCCGATGAAATAATGCAAATCATTTCAGATGAAGAAAAACTTTTGGAAGGTTAA
- the yhbY gene encoding ribosome assembly RNA-binding protein YhbY has translation MSELTGKQKRFLRGLGNAIKATISVGKSGITDNTYLSVNNGFNTKELIKVKVQDGCDLDKKEVAEMISEGTQSQIVQIIGNNILLYKCHHEKPIITLPD, from the coding sequence TTGTCGGAATTAACAGGAAAACAAAAACGTTTTTTACGTGGCTTGGGAAACGCCATTAAAGCAACCATTTCGGTAGGAAAATCCGGTATTACGGATAACACGTACTTATCCGTCAATAACGGTTTTAATACCAAAGAATTGATCAAGGTCAAAGTGCAAGACGGCTGTGATTTGGATAAGAAAGAAGTAGCTGAAATGATCAGCGAGGGGACACAGTCACAAATTGTTCAGATTATCGGCAATAATATTTTGCTATATAAATGCCACCACGAAAAACCAATCATTACGCTTCCGGATTAA
- a CDS encoding PspC domain-containing protein, which produces METTKQLFKSRRDKMVDGVCAGLSEYFNVNVALVRLLFVVFAFVDCISVVAYITAMVLVPREPVSLTQDPDMELIEKRSAVNHGFFWGAILILIGAIMFLDTMNLFNFHFFWRHFGWKFLVPTVFIIAGILLIASRNRFAGSVGFFNKTSESTFRRASENKKIFGVCAGAAKHWNLDVSIVRIAWVLITIIAFPVGLIAYALVGLLTPDDKDQKVFGAASEKKL; this is translated from the coding sequence ATGGAAACAACAAAGCAACTTTTTAAGTCGCGTCGTGATAAAATGGTGGACGGCGTGTGTGCAGGTCTATCCGAATATTTTAATGTGAATGTAGCTTTAGTGAGACTTTTGTTTGTTGTTTTTGCGTTTGTGGATTGTATTAGTGTGGTGGCTTATATTACGGCGATGGTTCTTGTACCCCGCGAGCCCGTCAGTTTGACGCAGGATCCTGATATGGAATTGATAGAAAAACGAAGTGCTGTAAACCATGGTTTTTTCTGGGGCGCCATATTGATATTGATTGGTGCGATAATGTTCCTTGATACGATGAATCTTTTTAATTTCCATTTTTTCTGGAGGCACTTTGGATGGAAATTTTTAGTACCGACGGTATTTATTATTGCCGGAATTCTTTTGATAGCATCGCGTAACCGGTTTGCCGGTTCAGTCGGATTTTTTAATAAAACAAGTGAAAGTACATTTCGTCGTGCGTCTGAAAATAAAAAAATATTCGGCGTTTGTGCCGGCGCTGCTAAACACTGGAATCTTGATGTTTCGATTGTGCGTATCGCATGGGTGCTTATCACGATTATTGCATTTCCCGTCGGCTTGATCGCGTATGCGCTCGTAGGACTTCTGACACCGGATGACAAAGATCAAAAAGTTTTTGGCGCCGCATCGGAAAAGAAATTATAG
- a CDS encoding AEC family transporter, translating into MNNILLLGICFILGIGLRKSGRFHEKTAVVLNAFIIHIALPALTLLHVHTLKVSADIWLPASMAWFFFAISAVTFYGLSHLLHWDRSTTGCMMLVGGLGNTSFLGVPMIETFFGKEGIPIGLVVDQLGSFLVISTLGIWTANYYQGQSVAMKSLIKRVIVFPPFIALMLAVALIPYEFPVPLTYTLDRLGQTLAPLALFSVGFQVRFSKINSLRTPLVLGLSFKLLIAPAMLFILYSALTADRDLLFDITIFEAAMPPMITAAILATEHDLRPELASLMVGIGIIVSMFTLPFWWVLLTL; encoded by the coding sequence TTGAATAATATACTACTACTCGGTATTTGTTTTATTTTGGGTATCGGCTTGCGTAAAAGTGGACGTTTCCATGAAAAAACGGCGGTCGTGCTTAATGCTTTTATTATTCACATCGCCCTACCAGCCTTAACATTACTACATGTCCACACTTTAAAAGTAAGTGCTGATATATGGCTCCCCGCCAGCATGGCATGGTTTTTCTTTGCAATTTCTGCTGTAACTTTTTATGGGCTCAGCCATTTACTCCATTGGGATAGAAGCACTACCGGCTGTATGATGCTTGTCGGCGGCCTTGGAAATACCTCTTTTCTTGGTGTCCCGATGATTGAAACGTTTTTCGGAAAAGAAGGCATTCCGATCGGGCTTGTCGTGGACCAACTCGGCTCATTTCTTGTTATATCAACCTTGGGTATTTGGACAGCCAATTATTACCAGGGTCAAAGCGTCGCGATGAAATCGTTAATCAAACGCGTCATCGTTTTCCCGCCATTTATAGCACTCATGCTTGCTGTAGCACTCATACCTTATGAATTTCCCGTACCCTTGACCTATACGCTAGATCGGCTTGGACAAACTTTGGCACCGCTTGCGCTGTTCTCTGTAGGTTTCCAGGTTCGTTTTTCTAAAATAAATTCACTTCGTACACCGCTTGTTTTAGGTTTGAGCTTCAAATTGCTCATCGCGCCGGCTATGCTTTTTATTTTGTATAGCGCGCTAACGGCCGATCGCGATTTGCTTTTTGACATTACGATTTTTGAAGCTGCGATGCCGCCTATGATCACGGCGGCTATTTTGGCCACAGAGCACGATCTGCGACCTGAACTGGCCTCCCTGATGGTAGGTATAGGTATCATCGTATCCATGTTTACGTTACCATTTTGGTGGGTACTTCTCACTCTCTAA
- a CDS encoding peptidylprolyl isomerase yields the protein MPDTIIVLETTQGTIEVKLFPDIAPKASENFEQLVEKGYYDGIIFHRIIKDFMIQGGDPTGTGRGGQSVWGMPFDDEFSFKVQFDKPGILAMANAGPRTNGSQFFITTVPTPWLNNRHTIFGEVISGYDVVKKLEGVKTNPMDKPLQDQKITKAYKKA from the coding sequence ATGCCAGACACGATCATCGTTTTAGAAACCACGCAAGGTACAATCGAAGTAAAACTATTTCCTGACATTGCTCCCAAAGCTTCGGAAAATTTTGAGCAGCTTGTCGAAAAGGGCTATTATGACGGGATTATTTTTCATCGCATCATTAAAGATTTTATGATACAAGGCGGTGATCCTACAGGTACAGGGCGCGGCGGCCAATCCGTGTGGGGAATGCCTTTTGATGACGAATTCAGTTTCAAGGTTCAATTTGATAAACCGGGTATTCTTGCCATGGCTAATGCCGGCCCGCGCACCAACGGAAGCCAGTTCTTTATTACGACAGTTCCCACACCGTGGCTCAATAACCGTCATACGATTTTCGGTGAAGTGATTAGCGGGTATGATGTAGTAAAGAAATTGGAAGGGGTTAAAACTAATCCGATGGATAAACCGTTACAAGATCAAAAAATCACCAAAGCCTATAAGAAAGCTTGA
- a CDS encoding rhodanese-related sulfurtransferase encodes MPYRILLYYKFTEISDYEKFAAEHLALCQSLGLLGRIIVAPEGINGTVSGTVEQTDIYQKTILSDPRFSDMVIKSDPSDKHAFRRLSVKARTEIVTLGPDNVNPVEKTGRYLEPPDFYAAMQEPDVVIIDARNDYEYDMGHFKGAIRPDVSNFKEFPAWVRQNLSSYRDKKVLTYCTGGIRCEKFTGLLINEGFKDVYQLHGGIVMYGKHPDTQGRDFEGKMYVFDERIGVEVNHTETASIITRCLYCEAVTDHFVNCAHLDCHKSFYICAACDRANQRSCSEACKNAEHHEYRVLGDALFEAPLTPRGLFKSILPTS; translated from the coding sequence ATGCCCTATCGCATACTTTTATATTATAAATTTACTGAAATATCGGATTACGAAAAATTTGCGGCCGAGCATCTTGCGTTATGCCAATCGCTCGGCCTTTTGGGGCGGATCATCGTTGCTCCGGAAGGTATAAACGGTACGGTTTCAGGTACGGTAGAACAAACCGACATTTACCAAAAAACAATCCTGTCGGATCCGCGTTTTTCGGATATGGTTATTAAGTCCGATCCATCCGATAAACATGCTTTTCGCCGCCTTTCAGTCAAAGCTCGCACAGAAATTGTTACATTAGGCCCGGATAATGTCAATCCGGTCGAAAAAACAGGTCGCTATTTAGAACCACCTGATTTTTATGCCGCGATGCAAGAACCGGATGTTGTGATCATCGATGCGCGTAATGACTACGAGTACGATATGGGTCACTTTAAAGGGGCAATACGACCTGATGTAAGTAACTTCAAAGAATTTCCCGCGTGGGTTCGCCAAAACCTCAGTTCTTATCGTGATAAAAAGGTTCTTACGTATTGTACCGGCGGCATTCGCTGTGAAAAATTTACCGGTTTGCTAATCAATGAAGGATTTAAAGACGTCTATCAACTGCATGGCGGCATTGTAATGTACGGCAAGCATCCTGATACGCAGGGCAGAGACTTTGAAGGCAAAATGTATGTGTTCGATGAACGCATCGGCGTCGAAGTCAACCATACAGAAACAGCGTCCATCATTACTCGGTGTTTATACTGTGAAGCTGTGACAGACCACTTTGTCAACTGTGCACACTTGGACTGTCACAAAAGTTTTTATATATGTGCCGCGTGTGACCGCGCCAACCAACGCAGTTGCTCCGAAGCCTGCAAAAATGCAGAACATCATGAATACCGTGTACTCGGCGACGCACTTTTCGAAGCCCCCTTAACACCGCGCGGCTTATTTAAATCCATATTGCCAACTTCCTGA
- a CDS encoding bifunctional helix-turn-helix transcriptional regulator/GNAT family N-acetyltransferase, producing the protein MDTVKHLGELAIGSRLRRLSDRLLANVNRIYQEHGLNFETRWFLMFYQLHLKSPMSITEIAAATGFTHPAIIQLSDELIKVGLIASVTDTTDKRRRLISLSAKGIEMLGHLKPVWHQIEEAHRQISREIGMDLLSTLERYEEILDERDIYERVTHATKVSSASDIVIHTYAPRFKKYFKSLNIEWLKKFFTIEPLDRKILSHPETIIKDGGEIFFAEWNGKIVGTCAVLNNKAGIYELAKMAVTEKAQGKHIGWKLGSHAITWAQKSKGKTMVLETSRKLDAALALYRKLGFVLVANPEPSKYERSTIKMELRLR; encoded by the coding sequence ATGGATACAGTAAAACACTTGGGTGAGCTTGCCATCGGAAGCAGACTTCGCCGACTCAGTGACCGACTTTTAGCCAATGTAAATCGTATCTATCAGGAACACGGGTTAAATTTTGAAACGCGTTGGTTTTTGATGTTTTACCAATTGCATCTCAAGTCGCCCATGTCTATTACAGAGATTGCGGCAGCTACCGGTTTTACACATCCGGCTATTATCCAACTATCGGATGAATTAATTAAGGTTGGATTGATCGCATCCGTTACCGATACCACAGATAAGCGTCGCCGTCTGATTTCTTTGTCGGCCAAAGGCATCGAAATGCTGGGTCATTTGAAACCGGTATGGCATCAAATCGAAGAAGCGCACCGCCAGATCAGTCGCGAAATCGGTATGGATCTACTTTCCACGCTTGAGCGCTACGAAGAAATACTTGATGAACGTGACATCTATGAGCGTGTCACCCACGCGACAAAAGTTTCTTCTGCCTCTGATATTGTAATTCATACGTATGCACCGCGTTTCAAAAAATATTTCAAATCGCTCAATATCGAATGGTTAAAAAAATTTTTTACAATTGAGCCATTGGATCGAAAAATACTATCCCATCCCGAAACCATCATAAAAGACGGCGGTGAAATATTTTTTGCCGAGTGGAATGGAAAAATCGTTGGCACTTGCGCTGTACTAAACAATAAAGCCGGAATTTATGAACTAGCCAAAATGGCTGTAACCGAAAAAGCGCAAGGTAAACACATCGGATGGAAACTCGGATCGCATGCGATCACGTGGGCACAGAAAAGCAAAGGTAAAACAATGGTTTTAGAAACAAGTCGAAAATTGGATGCCGCGTTAGCCTTGT